The genomic DNA TAATTGAAACATCTGATAAAAGATTAAAAGATAATATTGAAAATGTTGATGAAGATTGTAGCGAGATAGTGAAAAAGGTTGAAGTTAAAACTTATAATATGAAAAGTGATGATAAAAAGAAAAGTCATATAGGTTTTGTAGCACAGGATGTTAAAGAAATACTACCGAAGAAATTTGAAGCAGTAGTAAATGATGATGGGGAACGTATGGGAATAAATTATGGCAAGATGTCGGCAATATTATGGAAATGTTGCCAAGAACAACAGAGTAAGATTGAACATTTAGAAAGTAGGTTATTTGAATTAGAAGATATAGTAAAAGAATTAAAAGATAATAAAAAACCAAAAGCAAAAGCAAAAGCAAAAAGTAAAAGTTAAATCTCAATTAAATATATAGAATGGGAAATAGTGGTTCAAAAAATGAGGAAACAAATGATGTAAAAGCAGTTCA from Alphaproteobacteria bacterium includes the following:
- a CDS encoding tail fiber domain-containing protein, with translation NRYLFTNNIRHDTGTQLNLWSTNSIRLLSNANNILEVKPTQIDFNANVVSAYSITADDLIETSDKRLKDNIENVDEDCSEIVKKVEVKTYNMKSDDKKKSHIGFVAQDVKEILPKKFEAVVNDDGERMGINYGKMSAILWKCCQEQQSKIEHLESRLFELEDIVKELKDNKKPKAKAKAKSKS